A window of the Salvelinus alpinus chromosome 3, SLU_Salpinus.1, whole genome shotgun sequence genome harbors these coding sequences:
- the LOC139570803 gene encoding fibroblast growth factor 8-like isoform X1 codes for MRRLPSQLSYLFLHFFAFCYYAQVTNQSSPNFTQHVSEQSKVTDRVSRRLIRTYQLYSRTSGKHVQVLPNKKINAMADDGDVYAKLVVETDTFGSRVRIKGAETGLYICMNKRGKLIGKRNGQGHDCIFSEIVLENNYTALRNARYEGWYMGFTRRGRPRKGSRTRQHQREVHFMKRLPLGSHPTHPAQHKPFDFVHYPFSPRTKRTRFSAER; via the exons ATGCGACGCCTCCCATCCCAGTTGAGTTATCT GTTCCTACACTTCTTTGCATTCTGCTACTATGCTCAG GTAACCAATCAGTCCTCGCCTAATTTCACGCAGCATGTAAGCGAACAGAGCAAGGTGACGGACCGTGTGAGCCGCAGGTTAATTCGGACCTACCAGCTTTACAGCCGAACCAGCGGGAAGCACGTGCAGGTTCTGCCCAACAAGAAGATCAACGCCATGGCAGACGATGGAGACGTATACG CCAAACTCGTCGTAGAGACAGACACGTTTGGAAGTCGCGTGCGGATCAAAGGAGCAGAGACAGGACTCTACATCTGCATGAACAAGAGGGGGAAGCTGATCGGAAAG AGAAATGGGCAAGGCCACGACTGCATCTTCTCAGAGATTGTCCTGGAGAATAACTACACAGCGCTGAGGAACGCACGCTACGAGGGCTGGTACATGGGTTTCACCAGACGTGGACGCCCACGGAAAGGCTCGCGAACGCGGCAGCACCAACGCGAGGTCCATTTTATGAAACGATTGCCTCTGGGATCCCATCCCACCCATCCGGCCCAGCACAAGCCCTTTGACTTCGTCCACTACCCCTTCAGCCCCAGGACTAAACGCACACGCTTCTCAGCCGAACGCTga
- the LOC139570803 gene encoding fibroblast growth factor 8-like isoform X2, protein MRRLPSQLSYLFLHFFAFCYYAQHVSEQSKVTDRVSRRLIRTYQLYSRTSGKHVQVLPNKKINAMADDGDVYAKLVVETDTFGSRVRIKGAETGLYICMNKRGKLIGKRNGQGHDCIFSEIVLENNYTALRNARYEGWYMGFTRRGRPRKGSRTRQHQREVHFMKRLPLGSHPTHPAQHKPFDFVHYPFSPRTKRTRFSAER, encoded by the exons ATGCGACGCCTCCCATCCCAGTTGAGTTATCT GTTCCTACACTTCTTTGCATTCTGCTACTATGCTCAG CATGTAAGCGAACAGAGCAAGGTGACGGACCGTGTGAGCCGCAGGTTAATTCGGACCTACCAGCTTTACAGCCGAACCAGCGGGAAGCACGTGCAGGTTCTGCCCAACAAGAAGATCAACGCCATGGCAGACGATGGAGACGTATACG CCAAACTCGTCGTAGAGACAGACACGTTTGGAAGTCGCGTGCGGATCAAAGGAGCAGAGACAGGACTCTACATCTGCATGAACAAGAGGGGGAAGCTGATCGGAAAG AGAAATGGGCAAGGCCACGACTGCATCTTCTCAGAGATTGTCCTGGAGAATAACTACACAGCGCTGAGGAACGCACGCTACGAGGGCTGGTACATGGGTTTCACCAGACGTGGACGCCCACGGAAAGGCTCGCGAACGCGGCAGCACCAACGCGAGGTCCATTTTATGAAACGATTGCCTCTGGGATCCCATCCCACCCATCCGGCCCAGCACAAGCCCTTTGACTTCGTCCACTACCCCTTCAGCCCCAGGACTAAACGCACACGCTTCTCAGCCGAACGCTga